One part of the Halobacteria archaeon AArc-dxtr1 genome encodes these proteins:
- the rpl4p gene encoding 50S ribosomal protein L4: MEATVRDLDGDDAGSLELPAVFETTYRPDLIARAVRVSQANNKQDYGADEFAGMRTPAESFGSGRGMAHVPRQNGRARRVPQAVKGRKAHPPKAEKDQGESINKKERQLATRSAIAATADAELVAERGHAFDEDAEVPVVVSDEFEELVKTKEVVSFLEAAGLEADIERAEDGKSVRAGRGTTRGRKYQTPASILFVTSSDAGPSKAARNLAGADVATADEVNAEQLAPGAQSGRLTVWTESAVEEVADR, translated from the coding sequence ATGGAAGCTACAGTACGAGACCTGGATGGCGACGACGCGGGCTCACTCGAGCTCCCGGCGGTCTTCGAGACCACCTACCGCCCGGACCTGATCGCCCGCGCCGTACGCGTCTCCCAGGCAAACAACAAACAGGACTACGGCGCCGACGAGTTCGCGGGCATGCGCACGCCCGCGGAGTCGTTCGGTAGCGGTCGGGGCATGGCCCACGTCCCCCGACAGAACGGACGCGCACGACGTGTCCCGCAGGCTGTCAAGGGACGGAAGGCCCACCCGCCGAAAGCCGAGAAAGACCAGGGCGAATCGATCAACAAGAAAGAACGGCAGCTGGCCACCCGCAGCGCCATCGCGGCGACCGCGGACGCAGAGCTCGTCGCCGAGCGCGGCCACGCGTTCGACGAGGACGCCGAGGTGCCGGTCGTCGTCTCCGACGAGTTCGAAGAGCTCGTCAAGACGAAGGAGGTCGTCTCCTTCCTCGAGGCCGCCGGTCTCGAGGCCGACATCGAGCGCGCCGAGGACGGCAAGAGCGTCCGGGCCGGCCGCGGGACGACCCGTGGACGGAAGTACCAGACGCCCGCGTCGATCCTCTTCGTGACCTCGAGCGACGCCGGTCCATCGAAGGCCGCCCGCAACCTCGCGGGCGCCGACGTGGCGACGGCCGACGAGGTCAACGCCGAACAGCTCGCACCCGGCGCCCAGTCCGGTCGGCTGACCGTCTGGACCGAGAGCGCCGTCGAGGAGGTGGCAGACCGATGA
- a CDS encoding 50S ribosomal protein L22 has translation MGINYSVDADPDTTAKAIARERHMSHKHSKEVARAIKGKTVADARAYLQDVIDEKQSVPFKSHNTGAGHRSDIDGWDAGKYPEKVSGEFLDLLENVQANADSQGFDGESMEIVHVAAHKVGESVGRKPRAMGRATAWNTPQVDVEIVVSEEPRSSEDTEEDN, from the coding sequence ATGGGAATCAACTACTCGGTCGACGCGGACCCGGACACCACCGCGAAAGCAATTGCCCGGGAGCGTCACATGAGCCACAAGCACAGCAAGGAGGTCGCTCGCGCGATCAAAGGCAAAACGGTTGCCGACGCCCGAGCATACCTGCAGGACGTCATCGACGAGAAACAGTCGGTTCCGTTCAAGTCCCACAACACCGGTGCGGGACACCGTTCGGACATCGACGGCTGGGACGCCGGCAAGTACCCCGAGAAGGTTTCGGGCGAGTTCCTCGACCTGCTCGAGAACGTCCAGGCCAACGCCGACAGTCAGGGCTTCGACGGCGAGTCGATGGAGATCGTCCACGTCGCCGCCCACAAGGTCGGCGAATCGGTCGGCCGCAAGCCCCGCGCGATGGGGCGAGCGACCGCCTGGAACACGCCGCAAGTCGACGTCGAGATCGTCGTCAGCGAGGAGCCACGCTCCTCGGAAGACACGGAGGAGGATAACTGA
- a CDS encoding RNA methyltransferase: protein MTVSVLVPSSLAREAEDKREATRKLGYVARAATIFRADRLVVYPDLDGEPGELDGGFVSTVLRYAATPPYLRKEAWGKRDELEYVGVLPPLRAASQTGSESNGSGSLRHGIVTEVGPDQRVRVNCGLQHPISLNTPPGMEVSEGERVTVRISSRRPVRAKLEDVSLPGFAVERTDLSAALGREDAGVRIAASRFGEELTVGRLETLAGRVEGDGMTVAFGAPERGLPDILGVDPDAVGAGNADGTADAETGSDDANVEPIDPGFDLWLNTVPHQGSEVVRTEEALFATLAPLSLRV, encoded by the coding sequence ATGACAGTCAGCGTACTCGTCCCGTCGTCGCTCGCCAGAGAGGCCGAGGACAAACGCGAGGCAACTCGCAAGCTCGGATACGTCGCCCGCGCGGCGACGATCTTTCGGGCAGATCGCCTGGTCGTCTATCCGGACTTGGATGGCGAACCGGGAGAACTCGACGGCGGGTTCGTCAGTACCGTGCTGCGGTACGCCGCAACGCCGCCATACCTCCGAAAGGAGGCGTGGGGCAAGCGGGACGAACTGGAGTACGTGGGCGTCTTGCCGCCGCTCCGCGCGGCGTCACAGACCGGCTCCGAATCCAACGGTTCGGGGTCGTTAAGACACGGAATCGTGACCGAGGTCGGACCTGATCAACGCGTGCGGGTCAATTGCGGCTTGCAACACCCGATCTCCCTCAACACGCCTCCCGGAATGGAGGTCTCCGAGGGGGAGCGCGTGACCGTCAGGATCTCTTCGCGACGACCGGTCCGGGCGAAGCTCGAAGACGTCTCCCTTCCGGGATTCGCAGTCGAGCGGACGGACCTTTCGGCAGCACTCGGCCGTGAGGACGCCGGCGTTCGAATCGCCGCCTCCCGATTCGGTGAGGAACTCACCGTCGGGCGGCTCGAGACGCTGGCCGGGCGCGTCGAAGGCGACGGGATGACCGTCGCCTTCGGTGCCCCCGAGAGAGGGCTGCCGGACATCCTCGGCGTCGACCCCGACGCAGTCGGGGCAGGCAACGCGGACGGAACTGCCGACGCCGAGACAGGAAGCGACGACGCAAACGTCGAACCCATCGATCCGGGGTTCGACCTCTGGCTCAATACGGTTCCACACCAGGGGAGCGAGGTGGTGCGAACGGAAGAGGCTCTGTTCGCCACCCTCGCACCCCTCTCACTGCGAGTGTGA
- the mch gene encoding methenyltetrahydromethanopterin cyclohydrolase has protein sequence MDSLNRLAIELVDEALEYAEELNVGGYDLENEATVLDFGVEFDGGIEAGLLLTEIQTAGLATPGRELGEIGGAPIPYVELATDQPALSLLCSQKAGWELTTEDFEGLGSGPARALVAEEDEFRRIGYTDAFDLTALAVETDEPPTEAAAEQVAELAEVETSGVFLLAYPTASVAGSVTNAARAAELATFRLSELGYDPRDIVSASGRAPVAPVAESEQDAIARTNDALAYGGTAHLVVREDAEFFDAVPSTAADEHGRPFAEIFESVDWDFSDVPADLFAPATVTIDVLGGPTYVHGETDEDLLVESFGLR, from the coding sequence ATGGACAGTCTCAACCGGTTGGCAATCGAGCTCGTGGACGAAGCACTCGAATACGCCGAGGAGCTGAACGTCGGCGGCTACGACCTAGAGAACGAGGCGACAGTACTCGACTTCGGCGTCGAGTTCGACGGCGGAATCGAGGCCGGACTGTTGCTCACAGAGATTCAGACCGCCGGCCTCGCAACCCCGGGGCGAGAGCTAGGCGAGATCGGCGGCGCACCGATCCCCTACGTCGAACTCGCGACCGACCAGCCCGCACTGTCGCTGCTGTGTTCTCAGAAGGCAGGCTGGGAGTTGACGACCGAGGACTTCGAGGGACTCGGGAGCGGCCCCGCCCGAGCGTTAGTCGCTGAAGAGGACGAGTTCCGCCGGATCGGCTACACCGACGCCTTCGATCTGACCGCACTGGCCGTCGAGACCGACGAGCCGCCAACCGAAGCGGCCGCAGAGCAGGTTGCCGAACTCGCAGAGGTCGAGACCAGCGGCGTCTTCTTGCTCGCCTACCCGACCGCGAGCGTCGCTGGCAGCGTCACGAACGCCGCGCGAGCGGCAGAGCTCGCGACCTTCCGGCTCTCGGAGCTGGGCTACGATCCGCGGGATATCGTCTCAGCGTCGGGTCGAGCCCCGGTCGCGCCGGTCGCCGAGAGCGAGCAGGACGCGATCGCACGGACGAACGACGCACTCGCCTACGGTGGAACCGCCCACCTCGTCGTCCGCGAGGACGCGGAGTTCTTCGACGCGGTTCCCTCGACGGCGGCCGACGAGCACGGCCGCCCCTTCGCCGAGATCTTCGAATCGGTAGACTGGGACTTTTCGGACGTTCCGGCGGATCTCTTCGCGCCCGCGACGGTGACGATCGACGTCCTTGGCGGGCCGACGTACGTCCACGGCGAGACGGACGAGGACCTGCTCGTCGAGTCGTTCGGACTCAGATAG
- a CDS encoding SHOCT domain-containing protein: MSRETAFTRLRENLPTVVGLVFMAILVVGLFTGPWVLLIGVVGLFVLTPTVALLFGDRKDIEEWWGEETAEQYGQASDDDPVETLKRRYAEGELTEEAFEYKLQQILDSDRSASLNRDTNRSTASNGSQTENAPDVELEDR, translated from the coding sequence ATGAGCCGAGAGACGGCGTTCACCCGACTCCGCGAGAACCTGCCAACCGTCGTCGGACTCGTGTTCATGGCGATACTCGTCGTCGGCCTCTTTACGGGGCCTTGGGTGTTACTGATTGGCGTCGTCGGCCTGTTCGTTCTGACCCCGACCGTCGCATTGCTGTTTGGTGACCGAAAGGATATCGAGGAGTGGTGGGGTGAAGAAACGGCCGAACAGTACGGGCAAGCGTCAGACGACGATCCGGTAGAGACACTCAAACGGCGATACGCTGAGGGAGAACTCACCGAGGAAGCGTTCGAGTACAAGCTTCAGCAGATACTCGACTCCGACCGGTCCGCGAGCCTGAATCGCGATACAAATCGATCCACAGCGTCGAACGGGAGCCAGACCGAGAACGCGCCAGACGTTGAACTCGAGGATCGGTAA
- a CDS encoding 50S ribosomal protein L3, whose product MPQANRPRKGSLGFGPRQRATSEVPRFNSWPDDDGQPTLQGFAGYKAGMTHVVLVDDAANSPTEGMEQTVPVTIVETPPMRAVALRAYEDTPYGKKPVTDVWTDELDSELDRVLDLPGDDYDADAAEDELRGLLEEGRVDDVRVITHTVPGDVPSVPKKKPDVMETRVGGGSVEERVDYALDLLGEDGGEHVMNDVFRAGEYVDASGVTKGKGTQGPVKRWGVQKRKGKHARQGWRRRIGNLGPWNPSRVRSTVPQQGQTGYHQRTELNKRLVDIGDGADATVDGGFVNYGEVDGPHVLIKGSLPGPNKRLVRFRPAIRPGDQPRLDPEVRYVSTASNQG is encoded by the coding sequence ATGCCACAAGCAAATAGACCACGCAAAGGCTCACTCGGGTTCGGTCCACGACAGCGTGCAACCAGCGAGGTTCCACGCTTTAACTCGTGGCCGGACGACGATGGACAGCCGACGCTCCAGGGATTCGCGGGCTACAAGGCCGGCATGACCCACGTGGTACTGGTCGACGACGCGGCGAACTCGCCGACCGAGGGAATGGAACAGACCGTTCCCGTTACCATCGTGGAGACGCCGCCAATGCGCGCCGTCGCCCTGCGTGCGTACGAAGACACACCATACGGCAAGAAGCCGGTTACCGACGTCTGGACCGACGAGCTCGATTCCGAGCTCGACCGCGTTCTGGACCTGCCTGGTGACGACTACGACGCCGACGCCGCCGAAGACGAGCTTCGGGGCCTCTTAGAGGAGGGTCGCGTCGACGACGTTCGCGTCATCACGCACACGGTTCCCGGCGACGTGCCATCGGTGCCCAAGAAGAAACCCGACGTCATGGAAACGCGCGTCGGCGGCGGCTCCGTCGAGGAGCGCGTCGACTACGCGCTCGACTTACTCGGCGAAGATGGCGGCGAACACGTCATGAACGACGTGTTCCGCGCCGGCGAGTACGTCGACGCCAGCGGCGTCACGAAAGGGAAAGGAACCCAGGGTCCCGTCAAGCGATGGGGCGTCCAGAAACGAAAGGGCAAGCACGCCCGGCAGGGATGGCGCCGTCGCATCGGTAACCTCGGCCCCTGGAACCCCTCCCGTGTCCGCTCGACGGTCCCCCAGCAGGGGCAGACCGGCTACCACCAGCGGACGGAACTGAACAAGCGCCTCGTCGACATCGGCGACGGTGCGGACGCGACGGTCGACGGTGGCTTCGTCAACTACGGCGAGGTCGACGGCCCTCACGTCCTGATCAAGGGCTCGCTCCCCGGGCCGAACAAGCGCCTCGTGCGCTTCCGCCCGGCGATCCGACCCGGAGACCAGCCGCGCCTCGATCCCGAGGTCCGGTACGTCTCCACCGCATCCAACCAGGGATAA
- a CDS encoding 50S ribosomal protein L23 codes for MSSIIDYPLVTEKAMNDMDFENKLQFVVNPDATKPEIREVVEERFEIDVTNINTQVTMNGKKKAIITLGEDDDAQEVASRIGVF; via the coding sequence ATGAGTTCGATTATCGACTACCCGCTGGTGACCGAGAAGGCGATGAACGACATGGACTTCGAGAACAAGCTCCAGTTCGTCGTCAACCCCGACGCGACCAAGCCCGAGATTCGGGAGGTCGTCGAGGAGCGCTTCGAGATCGACGTCACCAACATCAACACGCAGGTCACGATGAACGGAAAGAAAAAGGCGATCATCACGCTGGGCGAGGACGACGACGCCCAGGAAGTCGCCTCGCGAATCGGGGTGTTCTGA
- a CDS encoding 50S ribosomal protein L2 yields MGRRIQGQRRGRGGSTFRAPSHRYKAKLDHKKSEDGDVIRGTVVDVEHDPARSAPVVAVEFEDGDQRLILAPEGVSVGEEIQVGVSAEIKPGNTLPLAEIPEGVPVCNVEAKPGDGGKFARSSGVNADLITHDRNAAVVQLPSGEVKRLDPQCRATVGVVAGGGRTEKPFVKAGKKYHKMRARGTKWPRVRGVAMNAVDHPFGGGGRQHPGKPKSVSRDAPPGRKVGDISSRRTGRGGNK; encoded by the coding sequence ATGGGACGACGCATTCAAGGACAACGACGCGGCCGTGGTGGATCCACGTTCCGTGCTCCATCCCACCGATACAAGGCAAAACTCGACCACAAGAAGTCAGAAGACGGCGACGTCATTCGCGGAACGGTCGTCGACGTCGAGCACGACCCCGCCCGTTCGGCGCCGGTCGTTGCAGTCGAGTTCGAAGACGGCGACCAGCGGCTAATCCTCGCCCCCGAGGGCGTTAGCGTCGGCGAGGAGATTCAGGTCGGTGTCTCCGCCGAGATCAAGCCCGGGAACACGCTCCCGCTGGCAGAGATTCCGGAGGGAGTCCCAGTCTGTAACGTCGAGGCCAAGCCCGGAGACGGCGGCAAGTTCGCCCGCTCCTCGGGTGTCAACGCCGACCTGATCACCCACGACCGCAACGCGGCGGTCGTCCAACTGCCAAGTGGTGAGGTCAAGCGTCTCGATCCACAGTGTCGCGCCACGGTCGGCGTCGTCGCTGGTGGTGGACGGACGGAGAAGCCGTTCGTCAAAGCTGGAAAGAAGTATCATAAGATGCGCGCCCGCGGGACCAAGTGGCCCCGCGTGCGGGGTGTGGCCATGAACGCCGTCGACCACCCATTCGGTGGTGGCGGCCGCCAGCACCCCGGCAAGCCGAAGTCCGTCTCGCGGGACGCACCGCCGGGACGGAAGGTCGGTGACATTTCCTCGCGCCGCACCGGCCGAGGTGGTAACAAATGA
- a CDS encoding MTH1187 family thiamine-binding protein, whose product MSVIGFLSTAPVVEDSMASEIAAAIDTLEEYDVSYETGPMGTTIEAESTDELFAAAQAAHDAIEADRVSTVLKVDDKRTVDRSAADKVESVESELGRPPTNK is encoded by the coding sequence ATGAGCGTGATCGGCTTCCTGAGTACGGCACCCGTCGTCGAAGACAGCATGGCTTCCGAAATTGCCGCGGCAATCGACACCTTAGAAGAGTACGACGTGAGCTACGAGACCGGACCGATGGGGACGACGATCGAAGCCGAGAGCACGGACGAGCTATTCGCCGCCGCTCAGGCCGCCCACGATGCGATCGAAGCCGACCGCGTCAGCACGGTGTTGAAAGTAGACGACAAACGTACCGTCGATCGAAGCGCCGCGGACAAGGTCGAGTCGGTTGAATCCGAACTCGGCCGGCCGCCGACGAACAAGTAG
- a CDS encoding 30S ribosomal protein S19, protein MSSEYRTGREGEEFTYRGHTLEELQELDLEEVTELLPARKRRSIERGLSVEKQKLLEEAREKDEEETANSPIRTHLRDMPILPEFVGLTFAVYTGQSFERVRVEPEMIGHYLGEFQLTRTSVEHGQAGIGATRSSKFVPLK, encoded by the coding sequence ATGAGTTCGGAATACCGTACCGGCCGTGAGGGTGAGGAGTTCACCTACCGCGGTCACACGCTAGAAGAGCTACAGGAGCTCGACCTCGAAGAGGTCACAGAGCTGCTGCCCGCTCGCAAACGTCGAAGTATCGAACGCGGCCTCTCCGTCGAGAAGCAGAAGCTCCTCGAGGAGGCCCGCGAGAAAGACGAAGAGGAGACGGCAAACTCGCCGATCCGAACCCACCTTCGGGACATGCCGATCCTGCCCGAGTTCGTCGGACTGACGTTCGCCGTCTACACCGGACAGAGCTTCGAACGCGTACGCGTCGAGCCAGAGATGATCGGTCACTATCTCGGTGAGTTCCAGCTGACCCGGACCTCGGTCGAGCACGGCCAGGCCGGTATCGGTGCGACCCGCTCCTCGAAGTTCGTCCCACTGAAGTGA